One window of the Tetragenococcus koreensis genome contains the following:
- a CDS encoding sucrose-6-phosphate hydrolase yields the protein MEWSREKRYRRIEDVSSEELNALEKQVQESPYRQTFHIQPKTGLLNDPNGFSFYNGKFHLFYQWFPLGPVHGLKYWYHVSSKDLVYWEDEGIGLKPDTKYDSHGVFSGSGFVHDEKLFLFYTGNTRTQQWERIPYQCIATMDKEGNIEKTEQPFISGSPQGYTDNFRDPKVFEKDGKYFCVIGAQIQTDEGKIVYYESTNLLDWTLKGEIQTNFLQNNGFMWECPDYFEINDKAVLMFCPQGMDAQGDDFRNIYQSGYLLGEPIDFQNDGKFNHGNFNEFDHGFEFYAPQTMLDPSGRRIMIGWFGLPDVDSVTDEYGWAHCLTLPRVLEIKDDKVIQKPLPELKELRKEKHATSVSLDQETEKWSEIAFRTYELKLTIDAASYGKTGLKFRVGAAEEVLFYYDADENKLVLDRSKGGKLSTKEYGTTRKCDFDITKFDLRLFVDESSAEIFINDGQEVFSTRLFNEEMSNGIEFFSEGQANIAATTWRI from the coding sequence ATGGAATGGTCAAGAGAAAAGCGTTATCGTCGAATTGAAGATGTATCTTCTGAAGAATTGAATGCATTGGAAAAACAAGTGCAAGAATCACCATACAGACAAACGTTTCATATTCAACCTAAAACGGGTTTATTAAATGACCCTAATGGATTTAGTTTTTATAACGGTAAATTCCATTTATTTTATCAGTGGTTTCCTTTGGGTCCTGTTCATGGCTTAAAATATTGGTATCATGTTTCTTCAAAAGATTTAGTCTATTGGGAAGATGAAGGAATTGGCTTAAAGCCGGATACAAAATATGATAGTCATGGCGTATTTTCAGGATCAGGTTTTGTCCATGACGAGAAACTGTTTTTATTCTACACAGGAAACACGCGAACTCAACAATGGGAACGAATTCCTTATCAGTGTATTGCTACGATGGACAAAGAAGGGAATATAGAAAAAACGGAACAACCTTTTATTTCTGGTTCTCCGCAAGGCTATACGGATAACTTTCGTGATCCTAAGGTCTTTGAAAAAGATGGGAAATACTTTTGTGTCATCGGCGCGCAAATACAAACAGATGAAGGGAAAATCGTCTATTATGAATCAACTAATTTGCTGGATTGGACATTAAAAGGTGAAATACAAACGAACTTCCTGCAAAATAACGGTTTTATGTGGGAATGTCCAGATTATTTTGAAATAAATGATAAGGCAGTTTTGATGTTTTGCCCGCAAGGAATGGATGCACAAGGCGATGACTTTCGGAATATCTATCAGTCAGGCTATCTTTTAGGAGAACCTATTGATTTTCAAAATGATGGTAAATTTAACCATGGAAATTTCAACGAATTTGATCATGGTTTTGAATTTTATGCGCCGCAAACAATGCTTGACCCGAGCGGAAGACGGATTATGATTGGCTGGTTTGGCTTGCCAGATGTCGATAGTGTGACGGATGAATATGGTTGGGCGCACTGTTTAACATTACCGCGTGTTTTAGAGATAAAAGACGACAAAGTTATCCAAAAGCCTTTACCCGAATTAAAAGAACTACGCAAGGAAAAACATGCAACGAGTGTTTCTTTAGATCAGGAAACGGAAAAGTGGAGTGAAATAGCTTTTCGTACGTATGAATTAAAATTGACTATTGACGCTGCCAGTTATGGGAAAACAGGTTTAAAATTTAGAGTCGGAGCAGCAGAGGAAGTTCTTTTTTATTATGATGCAGATGAAAATAAATTAGTTTTGGATCGCTCAAAAGGTGGAAAACTATCTACTAAAGAATATGGGACTACTCGAAAGTGTGATTTTGATATAACTAAGTTTGACTTACGGCTATTTGTTGACGAATCTTCGGCTGAGATTTTTATTAATGATGGACAAGAAGTCTTTAGTACACGTTTGTTTAATGAAGAAATGAGTAATGGCATTGAATTTTTCTCTGAAGGACAAGCAAATATTGCGGCAACGACTTGGCGAATTTAA
- a CDS encoding LacI family DNA-binding transcriptional regulator, producing the protein MATIKDVANKANLSVATVSRYLNDHPYISEDKKQRIKAAMEELDYTPSSIATQLRSKKGNMIGILVSRITNPFFSYLVDAIEKEAKKNHYNVLIMQTYDDKKSEMNMLELLKQQVIAGLIMCSVEGNPETIASYQEFGPIVLCNEQTSEALIPTVVTDQKQAVYDAMLYLADKGYQKIAYCTGGTLANEGHGRSRTEGFEQALLEKQLPIKRNWIFRQVHTSQDGTEVADKILHLPRLNRPDAVFTNSDEVAMGIMERMLQKKYQVPKDLAIMGFDNQPSTSLLTVPLTTIAQPVAALGSESTKLLLAKIKGMAYEADQAQLKLTLIKRKSA; encoded by the coding sequence ATGGCAACCATCAAAGATGTAGCGAATAAGGCTAACTTATCTGTTGCGACGGTTTCTAGATATTTAAACGATCATCCTTATATCTCAGAAGATAAGAAGCAAAGAATTAAAGCTGCCATGGAAGAGCTTGATTATACGCCAAGTTCGATTGCGACTCAATTACGATCTAAAAAAGGAAACATGATTGGCATCCTCGTCTCAAGAATAACGAATCCATTTTTTTCTTATTTAGTCGATGCGATTGAAAAAGAAGCGAAGAAAAATCATTATAATGTACTTATTATGCAAACGTATGATGATAAAAAATCAGAAATGAATATGTTAGAACTATTGAAGCAGCAGGTAATTGCTGGTTTAATCATGTGTTCAGTAGAGGGCAACCCTGAGACGATCGCAAGCTATCAAGAATTTGGCCCCATTGTATTGTGTAACGAACAAACAAGTGAGGCTTTGATTCCAACAGTCGTTACCGACCAAAAGCAAGCCGTTTATGATGCCATGTTGTATTTAGCTGATAAAGGGTATCAAAAGATTGCTTATTGTACAGGTGGTACATTGGCAAATGAAGGGCATGGGAGGTCTCGTACGGAGGGGTTCGAACAAGCCTTATTAGAAAAACAGTTACCAATTAAAAGAAACTGGATTTTTCGCCAAGTTCACACGAGTCAAGATGGGACTGAGGTAGCCGATAAAATATTGCATCTACCACGATTAAATCGTCCGGATGCTGTGTTTACAAATAGTGATGAAGTAGCGATGGGAATTATGGAACGAATGCTGCAAAAAAAATATCAAGTTCCTAAAGATTTAGCGATTATGGGATTTGATAATCAACCATCGACATCGCTATTAACCGTGCCTTTAACTACAATTGCTCAACCTGTGGCTGCTTTAGGTAGTGAATCAACGAAATTATTACTAGCTAAAATCAAAGGGATGGCGTATGAAGCTGATCAAGCGCAATTAAAATTGACGTTAATCAAAAGAAAATCCGCATAA
- a CDS encoding glycoside hydrolase family 13 protein, whose translation MQELKKDWWKDEVIYQIYPKSFNDSNGDGIGDLNGIRQKLPYLKELGVTTIWICPIFKSPMHDNGYDIADYEGIDPQFGTMADFDLLLEDANKMDIKIILDLVVNHTSDEHEWFQKALADKNSKYRDYYIFKEGKERPNNWRSQFGGSAWEKVEGEDAYYLHLFGKEQPDLNWENPELRQEIYAMINRWLEKGVAGFRIDSITFIKKDQDFASLPADGADGLVSCKSKTRNRPGIGEFLNELKRETFEKYNCITVGEASGVDYQDYEEFIGKDGYFSMIFDFHYADIDVESGTDWFKRSHWQVKDFKALLEQSQETIQKAGWAANFIENHDQPRALSKLVHKDYQNTNSACGIAALYFFLRGTPFIYQGQELGMLNAERTHIDEFDDISSIDNFYRGMAEGYSEKEALHFVNLRSRDNTRTPMPWNNEKFGGFSQNQPWLEMTQEYPKINTQNSIVLDFYKKMVDLRQTSEISSILINGTIEFLSNVPENVIAYVREYQNERVYSFTNLGTNVEEITWPKEIEQLFVNTHENESDKAKNVLLPYQSVLFK comes from the coding sequence ATGCAAGAATTAAAGAAAGACTGGTGGAAGGATGAGGTTATCTACCAAATTTATCCAAAAAGTTTTAACGATTCTAATGGGGATGGAATTGGCGATTTAAACGGTATTCGCCAAAAACTACCTTATTTGAAAGAACTGGGCGTCACCACGATATGGATTTGTCCTATCTTTAAGTCGCCTATGCATGATAATGGATATGACATTGCTGATTATGAGGGAATTGACCCGCAATTTGGGACCATGGCTGATTTTGATTTATTATTAGAAGATGCGAATAAAATGGATATCAAAATTATATTAGATCTAGTAGTGAATCACACCTCTGATGAGCACGAGTGGTTTCAAAAAGCCTTAGCAGATAAAAATAGTAAATATCGTGATTATTATATTTTTAAAGAAGGCAAAGAACGTCCAAATAATTGGCGCTCTCAATTTGGAGGCTCTGCTTGGGAAAAAGTCGAGGGAGAGGATGCTTACTACTTACACCTTTTTGGTAAAGAACAACCCGATTTAAATTGGGAAAATCCTGAACTAAGACAAGAAATCTACGCAATGATCAATCGCTGGCTAGAAAAAGGCGTTGCTGGATTCCGTATTGATTCTATTACTTTTATAAAAAAGGATCAAGATTTTGCTTCTTTACCAGCTGATGGCGCGGATGGTCTTGTCTCTTGTAAGAGTAAGACACGTAACCGACCAGGCATTGGAGAATTTTTAAATGAATTAAAAAGAGAAACTTTTGAAAAATATAACTGCATAACTGTGGGTGAAGCCTCAGGTGTTGACTATCAAGATTATGAAGAATTTATTGGTAAAGATGGTTATTTCTCTATGATTTTTGACTTTCATTATGCTGATATTGATGTGGAGTCGGGCACCGATTGGTTTAAACGTTCTCACTGGCAAGTCAAAGATTTTAAAGCCTTATTAGAACAATCACAAGAGACTATCCAAAAAGCGGGCTGGGCAGCAAATTTCATCGAAAATCATGACCAACCTAGAGCATTGTCTAAACTAGTTCATAAAGATTATCAAAATACTAATTCTGCTTGCGGAATTGCAGCACTGTATTTCTTTTTACGTGGCACACCATTTATTTATCAAGGACAAGAGTTAGGAATGCTTAATGCTGAAAGAACCCATATTGATGAATTTGATGATATTTCTAGCATTGATAATTTTTATCGGGGAATGGCAGAAGGCTATTCAGAAAAAGAGGCATTGCATTTTGTTAATTTACGTAGTCGTGATAATACACGTACACCAATGCCATGGAATAATGAAAAATTTGGCGGTTTTTCTCAAAACCAACCTTGGTTAGAAATGACACAAGAGTATCCTAAAATTAATACACAAAATAGTATAGTTTTGGATTTCTATAAGAAAATGGTTGACTTAAGACAAACCTCCGAAATTAGTTCAATTTTAATCAATGGGACGATCGAATTTTTATCAAACGTACCGGAAAATGTGATTGCTTATGTTCGCGAGTACCAAAACGAACGTGTTTATTCCTTTACGAACCTTGGTACAAATGTAGAAGAAATTACTTGGCCCAAAGAAATAGAACAGCTTTTTGTAAATACCCACGAAAACGAGTCAGATAAAGCGAAAAATGTACTTTTGCCCTATCAAAGTGTTTTATTTAAATAG
- a CDS encoding PTS transporter subunit EIIC yields MATDYKKIANEIVNVVGKENITSITHCATRLRLEVNDRSMIDDKEVENIDEVKGVYFNSGQYQIILGSGTVTKVYNEIMQDNGDLQDKETSVESIKKEGNPIQRGVRTLADIFTPIIPGIVSTGLFLGLKGVLLDDNVLNFFGTSADHIPEYIMVLLNVLTDTVFAVLPALICWSAFKKFGGTPVLGFVIGMMLVSPSLPNANDVANIHSNVEPIMAFGTIPIIGYQGSVLTALVIGILGAKLEKSVRKGMPNALDLMFTPFVVIFTMVLLGLLVLGPLLHVVENGLVFLVEHLIQIPFGVGGLLVGFIYPLAVMTGMHHLFIMIETQLLAATGFNPLITVCAMYGFANAAVAFAVGMRAKNNKVKVIGSSAGITQLLGVSEPALFGITVRYGMKPLAVMLGCSAVGGGILAALGIQANSYGLAVILSPLMYIYEPYQLISYILVGIATFVVAFILTYVFAVPKELLAEE; encoded by the coding sequence ATGGCAACAGATTATAAAAAAATAGCAAATGAAATTGTAAATGTTGTAGGAAAAGAAAATATTACTTCAATTACTCATTGTGCTACCCGTTTACGGCTCGAAGTAAACGACCGCAGTATGATTGATGATAAAGAAGTTGAAAATATTGATGAAGTGAAGGGCGTTTACTTTAATTCAGGTCAATATCAAATTATCCTAGGAAGCGGCACTGTAACTAAAGTATATAATGAAATAATGCAAGATAATGGTGATTTACAAGACAAAGAAACCAGTGTTGAATCAATTAAAAAAGAAGGAAACCCAATTCAACGCGGCGTTCGTACGTTAGCAGATATTTTTACGCCGATTATACCTGGAATTGTTTCAACCGGGCTGTTTCTAGGGCTAAAAGGCGTCTTGCTAGATGACAATGTATTAAATTTCTTTGGTACTTCTGCTGATCACATTCCTGAATACATTATGGTCCTATTAAATGTTTTGACAGATACTGTTTTTGCGGTTTTACCGGCATTAATTTGCTGGTCCGCATTTAAAAAATTCGGTGGTACGCCAGTTCTTGGTTTTGTTATCGGGATGATGCTGGTTTCACCATCCTTGCCTAATGCTAATGATGTTGCCAATATCCACAGCAATGTCGAGCCTATTATGGCTTTTGGTACTATTCCTATTATAGGTTATCAAGGAAGTGTGTTGACGGCTTTAGTCATTGGGATTTTAGGAGCTAAGTTAGAAAAAAGTGTGCGAAAAGGGATGCCCAATGCACTGGATTTAATGTTTACGCCTTTCGTAGTTATTTTTACGATGGTTTTACTGGGGCTGTTAGTATTAGGCCCGCTGTTGCATGTTGTTGAAAATGGCTTGGTATTCTTAGTAGAACATTTAATCCAAATACCGTTTGGTGTTGGCGGTTTATTGGTTGGTTTTATCTATCCTTTAGCTGTAATGACAGGCATGCATCATCTATTTATAATGATCGAAACCCAGTTACTAGCAGCAACAGGATTTAACCCATTGATTACGGTTTGTGCAATGTACGGATTTGCCAACGCTGCAGTCGCTTTTGCTGTTGGGATGCGAGCAAAAAATAATAAAGTAAAGGTCATTGGATCAAGTGCTGGAATTACCCAACTACTAGGTGTAAGCGAACCGGCGCTATTTGGTATTACTGTTCGTTACGGAATGAAACCGTTAGCTGTAATGTTAGGTTGTTCAGCTGTTGGTGGGGGAATATTAGCAGCTCTTGGTATTCAAGCAAATTCTTATGGTTTGGCCGTTATTCTTTCACCGTTAATGTATATTTATGAACCCTATCAGTTAATTAGTTATATTTTAGTTGGAATCGCTACTTTTGTCGTTGCTTTCATACTAACTTACGTTTTTGCCGTTCCTAAAGAATTGTTAGCGGAAGAATAA
- a CDS encoding PTS sugar transporter subunit IIA, translating into MKKRYLVATHGELAKGFQSSLNILADKGNSIEIINAYVTDEDYTSQIVEFIQSVEQDEQAIIFTDLFGGSVNQRVLAEVLTQKKENIFIISNANLAILLTLIVGSEEEKLTDALISDAIEESQVRLVQTSMPTEDETFF; encoded by the coding sequence ATGAAAAAAAGATATTTAGTGGCCACACACGGAGAGTTGGCCAAAGGGTTTCAGAGTTCTTTAAACATTTTGGCAGATAAAGGTAACAGTATTGAAATCATAAACGCTTATGTAACTGATGAGGACTACACTTCTCAAATTGTCGAATTTATTCAAAGTGTCGAGCAAGATGAGCAAGCAATTATTTTTACCGATTTATTTGGTGGAAGTGTGAATCAGAGAGTACTGGCAGAAGTACTTACCCAAAAAAAAGAGAATATTTTTATTATATCTAATGCCAATTTAGCTATTCTATTGACATTAATTGTAGGGAGTGAAGAAGAGAAATTAACAGATGCGTTGATTTCAGACGCAATTGAGGAAAGCCAAGTAAGGTTAGTACAAACAAGTATGCCAACAGAAGACGAAACATTTTTTTAG
- a CDS encoding PTS system mannose/fructose/N-acetylgalactosamine-transporter subunit IIB, with the protein MITQVRVDDRLIHGQVAVVWTKELNAPLLVVANDEAAKNEVTQMTLKMAVPNGVKLLIRSVDEAIEVFNDPRGKDRRIFVIVNSVSDATKIAQNVEEIEAVNVANTGRFDKSDPSTKTMLFPSVQLNPDELEAAKELAKIEQVDSYNQVLPTNSRYNLKDALSKL; encoded by the coding sequence ATGATAACACAAGTAAGAGTAGACGATCGATTGATTCACGGACAAGTAGCCGTTGTTTGGACAAAGGAATTAAATGCCCCATTACTAGTCGTCGCAAATGATGAAGCAGCCAAAAATGAAGTGACTCAAATGACATTAAAAATGGCCGTACCTAATGGAGTGAAATTATTGATCCGTTCGGTAGATGAGGCGATAGAAGTTTTCAATGATCCACGCGGTAAAGACCGTCGGATTTTTGTCATTGTCAATAGCGTCAGTGATGCAACAAAAATTGCGCAAAATGTAGAAGAAATCGAAGCCGTAAATGTAGCGAACACTGGCCGGTTTGATAAGTCAGATCCAAGCACAAAAACGATGTTATTTCCAAGTGTGCAATTGAATCCTGATGAGCTTGAAGCAGCAAAAGAACTAGCAAAAATTGAGCAGGTGGATAGTTATAACCAAGTCTTACCTACAAATTCCAGATACAATTTAAAAGATGCATTAAGTAAGCTATAA
- a CDS encoding PTS mannose/fructose/sorbose/N-acetylgalactosamine transporter subunit IIC, which produces MLIEATLAALAVFICFAGNYLTGQSMMERPLVVGLVTGILMGDMRTGVLMGASLEAIFLGNVNIGGVIAAEPVTATTLATTFAIISNIEQNAAMTLAVPIGMLAAFVVMFLKNVFMNIFAPFLDKAAREDNQKMIVGLHYGTWVIYYLIIASISFIGILAGSGPVNTFVENIPERLMNGLSAAGGLLPAVGFAMLMKLLWDNKLAVFYILGFVLTAYLDLPAVAVAVIGVVICVVSAQRDLQMRDISTNGNNNAAGPMTKEEEEDDFFA; this is translated from the coding sequence ATGTTGATAGAAGCAACATTAGCTGCTCTTGCAGTATTCATTTGTTTTGCCGGAAACTATTTAACAGGACAAAGTATGATGGAGCGTCCCTTGGTTGTCGGTTTAGTTACAGGAATTTTAATGGGAGATATGAGAACCGGCGTTTTAATGGGAGCTTCATTAGAAGCGATCTTCTTAGGAAATGTCAATATAGGTGGTGTAATTGCTGCTGAACCGGTAACGGCAACGACACTTGCCACAACCTTTGCAATTATTTCTAATATTGAACAAAACGCTGCAATGACTTTAGCTGTTCCTATTGGAATGCTAGCTGCTTTTGTCGTAATGTTTTTGAAAAATGTGTTTATGAATATTTTTGCGCCATTTCTAGATAAAGCAGCCCGGGAAGATAATCAAAAAATGATTGTTGGTTTACATTATGGTACGTGGGTTATCTATTATTTGATCATTGCTTCTATCTCTTTCATTGGAATTTTAGCAGGAAGCGGTCCTGTTAATACATTTGTTGAAAATATTCCAGAAAGATTGATGAACGGCTTGAGCGCTGCCGGAGGATTGTTGCCTGCCGTTGGGTTTGCGATGTTAATGAAATTACTCTGGGATAATAAACTAGCTGTGTTTTACATTTTGGGCTTTGTCCTTACCGCTTATTTAGATCTACCCGCTGTGGCAGTTGCAGTCATCGGCGTTGTTATCTGTGTTGTTAGTGCACAAAGAGACTTGCAAATGCGAGATATTTCTACCAATGGAAATAACAATGCAGCTGGCCCCATGACCAAAGAAGAAGAGGAGGATGACTTTTTCGCATGA
- a CDS encoding PTS system mannose/fructose/sorbose family transporter subunit IID, giving the protein MKLQEDLSREEKKMMRSVFWRSWTMNASRTGATQYHAVGVIYTLLPVINRFYKTKEERADALVRHTTWFNATMHLNNFIMGLVSSMEKQNSEDENFDASSITAVKASLMGPISGIGDSFFWGILRVVAAGIGISLANTGTPLGAIVFLLLYNIPAFLIHYFALYGGYSVGASFIQKLYESGGMQILTKASSMLGLMMMGSMTASNVDFETILEVNVAGSEETMRIQEYLDQLFVDIVPLAVTLIAFWLLRKKVNVNYVMLGIMCLGIILGLLGVS; this is encoded by the coding sequence ATGAAATTACAAGAAGATTTAAGCAGAGAAGAAAAAAAGATGATGCGTTCAGTGTTTTGGCGTTCTTGGACGATGAATGCGAGTAGAACAGGTGCGACTCAATATCACGCAGTCGGTGTTATTTATACCTTACTTCCAGTTATTAATCGTTTCTATAAAACAAAAGAAGAGCGGGCCGATGCGTTAGTTCGCCATACTACTTGGTTTAATGCAACAATGCATCTTAATAACTTTATTATGGGTTTAGTTTCTTCGATGGAAAAGCAAAACAGCGAAGACGAAAACTTTGATGCAAGTTCTATTACAGCGGTAAAAGCTTCTTTAATGGGACCTATTTCTGGTATTGGAGATTCATTTTTCTGGGGAATTTTACGCGTCGTCGCAGCAGGAATCGGAATTTCATTAGCAAATACGGGGACTCCTTTAGGGGCTATTGTCTTTTTACTCTTGTATAATATTCCAGCATTTTTAATCCATTACTTCGCTTTATACGGTGGTTACTCTGTTGGAGCGAGCTTTATTCAAAAACTCTATGAATCAGGCGGCATGCAGATTCTAACCAAAGCGTCCAGTATGCTGGGGTTGATGATGATGGGAAGTATGACTGCTTCAAACGTTGATTTTGAAACGATCTTAGAAGTAAATGTTGCAGGTAGTGAAGAAACAATGAGGATTCAAGAATATTTAGATCAGCTTTTTGTAGATATTGTGCCTTTAGCTGTTACATTGATTGCGTTTTGGCTACTACGTAAAAAAGTCAATGTTAACTATGTCATGCTAGGTATTATGTGCCTAGGAATTATTCTTGGTTTATTAGGAGTTTCCTGA
- a CDS encoding HAD family hydrolase, protein MSVAVFFDVDDTLLDNYAAFKETLLELFPRKNLSETYLKELYKEFRVHSEAIYNQYRINQTTSNENMHVRWQMIINELNAMNDSSFLEKLDDLYHVKQKQQKLPKEYINLFSFLSNQQIQFGVLTNGLADAQANKVKQLQLHNYMSPDLIFISEVIQDAKPNFSCFRKIEQLVPKAVDSFIYLGDSFKNDIEPLLNSQWCPIWINRFNNQTEKEGYIEVKNNEEAVMTIKNLIQKSTL, encoded by the coding sequence ATGAGCGTTGCTGTATTTTTTGATGTAGATGATACATTATTAGATAACTATGCTGCGTTTAAGGAAACATTACTTGAACTTTTTCCAAGAAAAAATTTGTCAGAAACCTACCTAAAAGAACTTTACAAAGAATTTAGGGTTCATAGTGAAGCGATTTATAACCAATATCGCATCAATCAAACAACCAGTAATGAAAACATGCATGTTCGATGGCAAATGATCATAAATGAATTAAATGCAATGAATGACTCATCTTTTTTAGAAAAGCTAGATGATTTATACCATGTTAAACAAAAGCAACAGAAGCTTCCAAAAGAGTATATCAATTTATTTTCTTTTTTAAGCAACCAGCAAATCCAATTTGGTGTGTTAACGAATGGGTTAGCAGATGCTCAAGCAAATAAAGTTAAGCAACTACAGCTGCACAATTATATGTCTCCAGACTTGATTTTTATTTCTGAAGTTATTCAAGATGCCAAACCCAATTTTAGTTGTTTTAGAAAAATAGAACAACTTGTTCCTAAAGCAGTTGACTCATTTATTTATTTAGGCGACAGTTTTAAAAATGATATTGAACCATTATTAAATAGTCAATGGTGCCCAATTTGGATCAATCGTTTTAACAATCAAACTGAAAAAGAAGGTTATATTGAAGTAAAAAATAATGAAGAAGCAGTAATGACGATAAAAAATTTGATTCAAAAAAGTACTTTATAA